CGTTCCCGCCGGGCGTGCACCTCTGGCTGGGCTACGCCCTGCTGGGTCTGTTCGCGATCCTGCTGTCGGTTGCGCTGGGATGGGCGTGTGGCCATCTCTTCGGGCCGGTCTTCGCAGCTCTCGCGGCCGCGCTGGGGTTCCTGTTGTTGACCGCCGCGCTGAACCGGGTGGGATTCGTCGTGATCTCCGGTCGGCCCGAGGTGGCGGTCGATCCGTTACCCCTGGCACTACGGCTGGGATCGGTCGTTGCGCTGTTGCTGGTCCTCCTGTGGCTGGCCGCCGCGGGGGCCTCGGGACCGGCCGGACGGCGGACGTGGGCACTGGTTCCTGCGGTGCTGCCGCTCGTCGCGGTCATGCTCACCACCAGCGTGGTGGCCGACCGGGCACAACCCGGTGACAAGGTGGCCTGTGTCCGAGGGTCGACGACCCTGTGCATCTGGCCGGAACACGAGAAGTACCTGCCCCAGCTACGCGCGCTCGACGCACGTATCGACCAGTTGCCCCGCGCCTTCGTCCGGCCGCCGCGGATCAACGAGGTCGGTCTTCAGAAGACCCGGTACGTCGGGCCGGACGGGAAGGAGTACCTCGGTTACGAGGAGGGGCCACCGATCTTCTACATCCTCGAGGGGAGTCCGTGGTCCTACGCCGGCGACATCGGCAACGCGATCACCGAAGCGACCTTCGGGTTCCGGGACACCCGGGCCTGCGATTGGCAGAAGATCACCTCGTCGGACGAGCCCCGCATCTGGGCGCTGGGCGCGTGGCTCGAGGCGTTCCTGGCCGGCGGTGGCAGCCCCGACTATCACACCAATGCACCCGCACCGATGCAGCAGGCGTGGGCCGAGGGCCGGGCGATGGCCGGAGACACGTCTCCGGCCGACCAGTTCCGGTGGGCCGAGGGAGAGGTGAACGACATTCGTGGGCGTTACTGTCACTCGAGACGCTGAAGCCTCCTCGGAGATGCTGCCGGTGCGGTTGTTCCTCGCGGTTCGGCCGGCCCGGACCATGCTCGCCGTCACCGTTCTCCTGGGCGCCCTCACCGCCTGGTTGGGCCTGGTCGAAACGCCGGTACCTACGGCCGTGGAAGCCGGCAGCGCGTCGATCCCCCTGTGGCGCATGCTCACCATGGGCGTCGCCGTCCTGCCGGTCCTCGGGATGCACAGCCCGCTCGCCACCCTGGAGCTGGTGGCCACCCGACGGCTCCGTTCCATGCAGCGGATCTACCTCGCCGGCCTGGGTGTCGGCTCCGCGGTGATCTATCTGGGGATCTGTGCGTTCGTGATGCAGCGGGAGATCGTCGAGATCATGGCGCGGTCCTGGATCGCCTGGTTCGGGCTGGCTCTGCTCGCCGGAGCAGTCCTGGGATGGCGGCTCGCCTGGACACTGCCGGCGACGGTGGCCGTCGTGCTGTCGTACTGGGGGTACACCGGGGGCCAGCAGTACCGGTGGTGGGAGTTCACCGCCCGGCCGGCCGATGATCTGCCCAGCCTGCTGCTGAGCGCCGCGCTGCTCGCGCTGGGTCTGATCGCGTACGCGGCGACGCCCTGGCGGCGCCGCCGCTGGACCCGGTGGCGCCGCTGAGACGAGACCCGGCCCCTGGTCAGGTGGGCCAGTGGTCGGTGTGTACGGCGGCGGCGAGGGGGCGTCCGGCGCGCCAGCCGTGGCGGACCAGGTCGGGGACGGTCTCCAGGTGGGTGACCGGGCCGAGGCAGAGCCAGGCGACCGGCCGGATCCCGGCGGGGATGCCGAGCAGGTCGGCGAGGAACGGCTCGCGGTAGAAGGACACCCAGCCGACGCCGAGCCCCTCCGCGGTCGCGGCCAGCCAGAGGTTCTGGATGGCCAGGCAGACCGAGTAGAGGCCGGCGTCGGCGATGGCGTGCCGCCCCAGCACGGCCGGCCCACCCCGCGCGGCGTCGTACGTGACGACGACCGACAGGGTCGACTCCAGTACCCCGTCGATCTTGATTCGGGCGAACCGGCTCGCCGCCGCGTCGTCCAGGTCGGCCGCGAAGGTGTCCCGCTCGGCCTGGACGTGCTGGTGGAAGCGGCGGCGGGTCGCCGGGTCCCGGACCAGGATGAAGTCCCAGGGCTGCGAGTTGCCGACGCTCGGTGCGGCGTGCGCCGCGGTGAGGACGCGGGACAGGGTGTCGTCGGGCACCGGCGCTCCGGTGAACTCGGCGCGTACGTCCCGACGGCGGTGGATGACGTCGTACAGATCCAAGGCAGGCTCCCGCTGCGCTCGGCCCACCCCGAGGGGTGGGCGGCTGGCGCGAG
This genomic interval from Micromonospora sp. CCTCC AA 2012012 contains the following:
- the bluB gene encoding 5,6-dimethylbenzimidazole synthase translates to MDLYDVIHRRRDVRAEFTGAPVPDDTLSRVLTAAHAAPSVGNSQPWDFILVRDPATRRRFHQHVQAERDTFAADLDDAAASRFARIKIDGVLESTLSVVVTYDAARGGPAVLGRHAIADAGLYSVCLAIQNLWLAATAEGLGVGWVSFYREPFLADLLGIPAGIRPVAWLCLGPVTHLETVPDLVRHGWRAGRPLAAAVHTDHWPT